Proteins encoded within one genomic window of Methanosarcina barkeri str. Wiesmoor:
- a CDS encoding PAS domain-containing protein, whose amino-acid sequence MSYKDTTNQESISYQALVDENHALKDEIQNLRVHLKDAEERERSLTEAQEISHIGNWCRNIETGEVRWSDEVYRIFGFKPQEFGVTYDMFLSRVHPDEREYLVEVVKQALDKKFFDAEYRIIRPDGVERILHEDIKVICNNENIPIRLNGTVQDITERKKA is encoded by the coding sequence ATGAGTTACAAAGACACTACAAATCAGGAGTCTATATCCTATCAGGCTCTAGTAGATGAAAACCACGCCTTAAAAGATGAGATACAGAATCTGAGAGTACATCTAAAGGATGCTGAAGAAAGGGAAAGAAGTCTTACTGAAGCTCAAGAAATTTCTCATATTGGAAATTGGTGTCGCAACATTGAAACCGGGGAAGTACGCTGGTCTGATGAAGTTTATCGTATTTTCGGATTTAAGCCTCAAGAATTTGGCGTCACCTACGATATGTTTTTGAGCCGTGTACATCCAGATGAGCGTGAGTATTTAGTTGAAGTAGTCAAACAAGCTTTAGATAAAAAGTTCTTTGACGCTGAATATAGAATAATCCGACCTGATGGAGTAGAGCGTATACTGCACGAGGATATCAAAGTTATTTGTAATAATGAAAATATTCCGATTAGGCTGAACGGAACAGTTCAGGATATTACTGAACGTAAAAAAGCATAA
- a CDS encoding tetratricopeptide repeat protein yields MQKNQNEEALKALEKAEEAARHEKTNDIFLYVQTLKGHLMQAVGAYEEALNIHSLALKIAEELISTDPDNELYQSILQMNLDEIITLGNILYNTGRFLQAKNCYELHLQISQYLLATDPENVSYQSDVAMTLNNLGALLKNMGRIEEAKQRYENSLEIYENLLATDPENVSYQSYVGTTLNNLGALLSDMGRIEEAKQRYENSLEIYENLLATDPENVSYQSYVGTTLNNLGALLSDMGRIEEAKQRYENALEIYENLLATDLENVSYQSYVGTTLNNLGSLLSDMGRIEEAKQRYENALEMRQNLLEHDPENVSYQSYVGTTLNNLGNLLWNMGRIGEAKQRYEKALEIYSEPMQYLTIGRKSHSIMKLIELNTEQAKSETNSHRQIKYLEEAYQLCKKNQEFFSKYGLKHEKKLVMEAGLSAYVDYVIKDIREEKDSEKRAEGYEKAIKAIEKLGKIEDDEEIEKTAYSTVCYLEGRKLVNEALGSEQPDLELIKQATNQFKDAKETYKKTNVCYCIYIGLLKILENVELFEEENGSKAKEIINQVIEILPENIDPGIKGAFEEIAKIFDEKDIKSRKKHLEEFDGKIRAIEYKALENLFGRVQKKLKDYIEEPFSPNLFYNNWKLRITFDAEKIKDKLTVKTANTIIFNRALSKEEIKDNEIEIDFLERRYIPSGEDRIIFETPTQKPVIRDIDYSETISKNKKARIFLHDCFNGVCTAGDLKVAVVQLRYDVYGEDYAVKVLESEAYKRKVMAILEAVKEEADIIVFPEFSIPFDYLEDIQNYANETGIIVFAGTHYVTEENLEKYEKLFASDFGEEDFRKNICPVVIPNSNIIHSEKMFGAKEERDLFFHKGMKQGKLNHIFKLRDNLNLGVLICFEYLNDELRHRLISACDIILVPQTNPKPSRFYGVAKNDLNSPLCAGNKAFLMANGVFRIGKTKKDVEKWLSGLENEIEGGSSGVLLTLDKDSYKMQDEGIISHVKYQKEQFILLATINTQFSASRDVQAGHEPIKTSFIHIFEEKEIRLIKSENITRENTEEFLALIGDINFCKDRKEIKTLIEKNSSLIEKYSPLMHENIKNLNNLDFEDIKEKCRCILIPAS; encoded by the coding sequence ATGCAAAAAAATCAAAATGAGGAAGCCTTAAAAGCACTTGAAAAAGCTGAAGAAGCCGCACGTCATGAGAAAACAAATGACATTTTTCTCTATGTTCAGACTTTAAAAGGACATCTAATGCAGGCAGTAGGGGCATATGAAGAAGCTCTGAATATTCATTCCCTTGCTTTAAAAATTGCTGAAGAACTTATCTCAACAGATCCTGATAACGAGCTTTACCAGTCAATCCTTCAGATGAACCTTGACGAAATTATTACTCTTGGAAATATTTTGTATAACACGGGACGTTTTCTTCAAGCAAAAAATTGCTATGAGCTACACCTTCAAATCTCTCAATACCTTCTCGCAACTGACCCCGAAAACGTATCTTACCAATCAGATGTAGCAATGACACTCAACAATTTAGGTGCCTTGCTTAAAAATATGGGGCGCATTGAAGAGGCTAAACAAAGGTACGAAAACTCACTCGAAATTTATGAAAACCTTCTCGCAACCGACCCCGAAAACGTATCTTACCAATCTTACGTAGGAACTACACTAAACAATTTAGGTGCCTTGCTTTCTGATATGGGGCGCATTGAAGAGGCGAAACAAAGGTACGAAAACTCACTCGAAATTTATGAAAACCTCCTCGCAACCGACCCCGAAAACGTATCTTACCAATCTTACGTAGGAACTACACTAAACAATTTAGGTGCCTTGCTTTCTGATATGGGGCGCATTGAAGAGGCGAAACAAAGGTACGAAAACGCACTTGAAATTTATGAAAACCTCCTCGCAACTGACCTCGAAAACGTATCTTACCAATCTTACGTAGGAACTACACTAAACAATTTAGGTTCTTTACTTTCTGATATGGGGCGCATTGAAGAGGCGAAACAAAGATACGAAAACGCACTCGAAATGAGGCAAAACCTCCTTGAACATGACCCCGAAAACGTATCTTACCAATCTTATGTAGGAACTACACTCAACAATTTAGGAAACTTGCTTTGGAATATGGGGCGCATTGGAGAGGCTAAACAAAGGTACGAAAAAGCACTCGAAATCTACTCCGAACCTATGCAATACCTGACGATAGGTAGAAAATCCCATTCGATAATGAAGCTTATTGAGTTAAATACAGAACAGGCAAAATCTGAAACCAATTCTCACCGCCAGATTAAGTATCTGGAAGAAGCTTACCAACTCTGCAAAAAGAATCAGGAATTTTTTAGCAAATATGGGCTGAAGCATGAAAAGAAGTTGGTGATGGAAGCAGGTCTCAGTGCTTATGTAGATTATGTTATAAAGGATATTAGAGAGGAAAAAGACTCGGAAAAAAGGGCAGAGGGATACGAAAAGGCGATTAAAGCAATTGAAAAGTTGGGGAAAATTGAGGATGACGAAGAAATTGAAAAAACTGCTTATTCTACTGTTTGTTATCTTGAAGGAAGAAAACTGGTCAACGAAGCCCTTGGCTCTGAGCAACCGGATCTGGAGTTAATCAAGCAAGCTACAAATCAGTTCAAGGACGCGAAGGAAACTTACAAAAAGACAAATGTTTGTTACTGCATTTATATTGGGTTGCTTAAAATCCTTGAAAATGTAGAGCTTTTTGAAGAGGAAAATGGCTCTAAAGCTAAAGAAATAATTAATCAAGTAATCGAAATCCTTCCCGAAAATATTGATCCAGGAATAAAAGGTGCATTTGAAGAAATTGCAAAAATATTTGATGAAAAGGACATAAAGAGCCGCAAAAAGCATCTGGAAGAATTTGACGGAAAAATAAGAGCTATTGAGTATAAAGCGCTTGAGAATTTGTTTGGGCGTGTTCAAAAGAAGCTCAAAGATTACATAGAGGAGCCTTTCAGCCCTAACCTTTTTTATAACAACTGGAAGCTCAGAATTACATTTGATGCCGAAAAGATAAAAGATAAATTGACCGTAAAAACAGCAAATACGATTATTTTCAACCGTGCACTGAGCAAGGAAGAAATTAAAGACAATGAAATTGAAATTGATTTTCTGGAAAGAAGGTATATTCCCAGTGGTGAAGATAGAATTATCTTTGAAACTCCAACCCAGAAACCAGTGATAAGAGATATTGATTACTCAGAAACAATAAGTAAAAATAAAAAAGCTCGAATCTTTTTGCATGATTGCTTCAACGGTGTCTGTACCGCAGGGGATTTGAAAGTTGCAGTTGTACAGTTAAGATACGATGTTTATGGTGAAGACTACGCAGTAAAAGTTCTGGAAAGTGAAGCCTATAAAAGAAAAGTAATGGCAATACTTGAGGCTGTCAAAGAAGAAGCTGATATTATTGTATTCCCTGAATTTTCGATACCTTTTGACTACCTCGAAGACATACAGAACTATGCTAATGAAACCGGGATAATTGTTTTCGCAGGTACACACTACGTTACGGAAGAAAATCTTGAAAAATATGAGAAATTGTTTGCTTCTGACTTTGGAGAAGAAGATTTCCGGAAGAATATCTGTCCTGTTGTAATACCTAACTCTAATATAATACACAGCGAAAAGATGTTTGGAGCAAAGGAAGAACGTGACCTATTTTTTCACAAAGGCATGAAACAGGGAAAATTGAACCATATTTTCAAGTTGCGGGATAATCTTAATCTTGGAGTTCTTATCTGCTTCGAATACCTCAATGACGAACTGAGACACCGCCTGATTTCTGCCTGTGATATAATTCTTGTACCTCAGACAAATCCCAAACCTTCAAGATTCTATGGTGTTGCAAAGAATGATCTAAACAGCCCCCTTTGTGCCGGAAATAAGGCGTTTTTAATGGCTAATGGTGTTTTTAGGATAGGAAAAACGAAAAAGGACGTTGAGAAATGGCTATCCGGTCTGGAAAATGAAATTGAGGGAGGATCATCCGGTGTTCTGCTAACTCTCGATAAAGACTCATATAAAATGCAGGATGAGGGAATAATCTCCCACGTTAAATACCAGAAAGAGCAGTTTATTCTACTGGCTACCATAAATACTCAATTTTCCGCTTCAAGAGACGTGCAAGCCGGACATGAGCCAATAAAAACATCGTTTATACATATTTTTGAAGAGAAAGAAATACGCCTCATCAAAAGCGAAAATATCACCAGAGAGAATACAGAAGAATTTTTGGCTCTGATAGGGGATATTAATTTTTGTAAAGACCGAAAAGAAATTAAAACTCTGATAGAAAAAAACAGCTCTCTAATTGAAAAATACTCACCGCTTATGCATGAAAATATTAAGAACCTGAATAATCTGGATTTTGAGGATATAAAGGAAAAATGCCGATGCATTCTTATTCCAGCTAGCTAA
- a CDS encoding tetratricopeptide repeat protein, whose amino-acid sequence MSRSKVRNLLLLKQIHSAVTQIKKGKLDKALETLNKAEDSARKAKATDAVYYILFMRGGIYYTEAKYDEALETYEKAIDAGSELLKANPENLDYQHYMGTTLSNTGNLLKSKGEKPQAVEYYTRAREIYTILLEKEPENVVFRSAAGENLNNYAALLMDMGSFEEACEILSQVIELYEKLLEEKPDNPGYQAELAVALSRLGNCLIQQGPEKCDTAKQSLEKALAIQENILSQQPEDKNIQEAIALTRERLEKLETLEEQEKPETLEKLENQENLENPEKLEEQETLKHPENLENLESLEEQEKPETLENLENPEKPEKPEKPETLEKLENSDKSENP is encoded by the coding sequence ATGTCCAGAAGCAAGGTAAGAAATCTTCTCCTTCTGAAGCAAATTCATAGTGCAGTAACCCAGATCAAAAAAGGCAAGCTGGATAAAGCTCTTGAAACCTTAAACAAAGCTGAAGACTCGGCAAGAAAAGCGAAAGCCACTGACGCAGTATATTATATTCTTTTTATGCGTGGGGGCATCTATTATACTGAGGCAAAATATGATGAAGCTCTCGAAACCTACGAAAAGGCGATTGATGCAGGTTCAGAACTCCTTAAAGCTAATCCTGAAAATCTCGACTACCAGCACTATATGGGCACAACCCTGAGCAATACCGGTAACCTGCTAAAAAGTAAAGGTGAAAAGCCACAGGCTGTCGAGTATTATACTCGGGCTCGGGAGATATATACAATTCTCCTGGAGAAAGAACCTGAAAACGTCGTTTTCCGATCTGCTGCCGGCGAGAACCTGAACAATTATGCAGCTCTCCTTATGGATATGGGTTCTTTTGAAGAAGCATGCGAAATTCTCAGTCAGGTGATTGAGCTTTATGAAAAGCTGCTTGAAGAAAAGCCCGACAACCCTGGCTATCAGGCCGAACTCGCAGTTGCGCTCAGCCGGCTTGGAAACTGCCTTATTCAGCAGGGGCCGGAAAAATGCGATACTGCAAAACAGAGCCTTGAAAAAGCTCTGGCCATACAGGAAAACATTCTCTCTCAGCAGCCTGAAGATAAGAATATTCAAGAAGCCATCGCTTTAACCCGGGAAAGACTTGAAAAACTGGAAACTCTGGAAGAGCAGGAAAAACCAGAAACCCTGGAAAAACTGGAAAATCAGGAAAACTTGGAGAATCCAGAAAAATTGGAAGAACAGGAAACCTTGAAGCACCCTGAAAACCTGGAGAATTTGGAAAGCCTGGAAGAACAGGAAAAGCCAGAAACTCTGGAAAACCTGGAGAATCCAGAAAAGCCGGAAAAGCCGGAAAAGCCAGAAACTTTGGAAAAGCTGGAGAATTCAGACAAGTCGGAAAATCCTTAA
- the lonB gene encoding ATP-dependent protease LonB translates to MVYNNNQNIDKSSGKMDEPAENIGEFVQDGDTSAADQKKEESGGGMTEPESNQVKAESESDQDAYEDVDIGFSFDNTSNIDVPKLLIDQVLGQEHAVEVVKKAAGQRRHIMMIGTPGTGKSLLAKAMAELLPKEELKDILVYPNMEDLNNPKIREVPAGKGREIVMAHKMEARKKAQARNMLMMLFVVGIIIYSYFVSQLLWGIIAGIMILMLTRQFLPKEEMMIPKLAVSNYDKEHAPYIDATGAHAGALLGDVRHDPFQSGGLETPAHDRVEAGDIHKAHKGVLFIDEINTLRLESQQSLLTALQEKEYPITGQSERSSGALVKTEPVPCDFIMVSAGNLDAVQKMHPALRSRIKGYGYEVYMQDSMEDTPENRKKMVRFVAQEVVRDGHIPHFDEGAVEEVVREARRRAGRKGHLTLKLRDLGGLVRVAGDIAHSEGAPLTTAEHVLAAKRIARSIEQQLADSYLENRKDYESFLRKGSAVGRVNGLAVMGGDSGIVLPIVSEVTPALSGAEGRIIATGKLKTIAKEAVLNVSAVIKNMTGTDVSRHDVHIQFVGTYEGVEGDSASVSIATAVISAIENIPVDQTVAMTGSLSVRGDVLPVGGVTYKIEAAARAGIKKVIIPKANEADVLIEKAYKEKIQIIPVSSIAEVMEHSLVGPKKNSIIEKLRNITKLSFDIPEVSPASVQAKNLFGCRN, encoded by the coding sequence ATGGTGTATAATAATAATCAGAACATAGACAAGTCTTCGGGGAAGATGGATGAACCCGCTGAAAATATAGGCGAGTTCGTTCAGGACGGAGATACGTCTGCGGCCGATCAGAAGAAGGAGGAGTCCGGTGGGGGTATGACCGAGCCCGAATCCAATCAAGTTAAGGCCGAGTCTGAGTCCGATCAGGATGCGTATGAAGACGTTGATATCGGCTTTTCATTTGACAATACTTCTAATATAGACGTACCCAAACTTCTTATCGACCAGGTGCTGGGCCAGGAACATGCCGTCGAAGTCGTAAAAAAAGCGGCCGGTCAGAGACGGCATATCATGATGATAGGAACCCCAGGAACAGGGAAATCTCTGCTTGCAAAAGCAATGGCAGAACTTCTTCCAAAAGAAGAACTTAAGGATATCCTTGTGTATCCTAACATGGAAGACCTTAACAATCCTAAAATAAGGGAGGTTCCCGCCGGAAAGGGCAGAGAAATCGTCATGGCTCATAAGATGGAGGCCAGAAAGAAAGCCCAGGCCAGAAATATGCTCATGATGCTTTTTGTTGTGGGCATTATCATCTACTCTTATTTTGTTAGTCAATTACTATGGGGCATTATTGCAGGCATTATGATTCTCATGTTAACTCGCCAGTTCCTGCCTAAAGAAGAAATGATGATCCCGAAGCTGGCGGTTTCAAATTATGACAAAGAGCACGCACCTTATATCGATGCAACCGGAGCTCACGCAGGAGCTCTGCTTGGAGATGTGAGGCACGACCCATTCCAGTCCGGCGGGCTTGAAACTCCTGCTCATGACAGAGTAGAGGCTGGAGATATCCACAAGGCCCACAAAGGTGTGCTCTTTATTGACGAAATCAACACTCTCAGGCTGGAATCCCAGCAGAGTCTCCTGACTGCACTTCAGGAAAAAGAATACCCGATTACGGGGCAGTCTGAGAGAAGTTCAGGAGCTCTCGTCAAGACCGAGCCTGTACCCTGCGATTTTATTATGGTATCTGCAGGAAACCTCGACGCTGTGCAGAAGATGCACCCTGCGCTCAGGTCAAGAATAAAAGGTTACGGTTACGAAGTTTACATGCAGGATTCTATGGAAGATACTCCTGAGAACCGGAAGAAAATGGTCCGTTTCGTTGCCCAGGAAGTTGTTCGGGACGGGCATATTCCTCACTTTGATGAAGGTGCAGTGGAAGAAGTAGTTCGGGAAGCCAGAAGGCGGGCAGGCAGAAAAGGACACCTTACCCTAAAGCTTCGTGACCTTGGTGGACTTGTACGCGTGGCAGGAGATATTGCCCATTCCGAAGGCGCTCCATTAACAACCGCCGAGCACGTACTTGCAGCAAAAAGAATCGCAAGATCTATTGAACAGCAGCTTGCAGATAGTTATCTAGAAAACCGCAAGGATTACGAATCCTTCCTTAGAAAAGGTTCTGCTGTAGGCAGGGTCAATGGGCTTGCAGTCATGGGCGGAGATTCCGGAATTGTACTTCCTATAGTCTCCGAAGTCACCCCTGCACTTTCCGGAGCTGAAGGGCGTATTATAGCAACAGGTAAGCTTAAGACGATTGCAAAGGAAGCAGTGTTAAATGTCTCTGCCGTGATTAAAAACATGACAGGCACGGATGTATCTAGGCATGATGTCCATATCCAGTTTGTAGGGACCTATGAAGGTGTCGAAGGAGACAGTGCATCAGTTTCCATTGCAACAGCCGTTATATCTGCCATTGAGAATATTCCTGTAGACCAGACCGTGGCAATGACAGGTTCGCTTTCAGTCAGGGGAGATGTCCTGCCTGTAGGTGGAGTTACCTATAAAATCGAGGCTGCAGCCCGGGCCGGCATTAAGAAAGTAATTATCCCCAAAGCAAACGAGGCAGATGTTCTTATTGAAAAGGCATACAAGGAAAAAATCCAGATCATCCCTGTTTCCTCTATTGCGGAAGTAATGGAACACAGCCTTGTAGGTCCGAAAAAGAACTCAATTATCGAAAAATTGCGAAACATTACAAAGCTCAGCTTCGACATTCCTGAGGTTTCACCTGCTTCCGTACAGGCTAAGAACCTTTTTGGGTGCAGGAACTGA
- a CDS encoding TldD/PmbA family protein: protein MTIMQDIKFYDCRVIEGSSTSIILDNGKIEELSRNFTRGAGVRALCGGSWGYTSVEGEIDLKQGVEAASELAISMNASTPKEDVELAAINPPKVKNLPEVRIDPRDVSIEEKVDLLKSIETHAKVKGINSTKVMYLESEFKVGYRSSDGIEGAYELMNVGFAVSAVASENGVYQAGRESRFGYGYEVFEKENVLELAGKAGNTAIELLKAKTPKGGEMPVVLDQELAGVFAHEAVGHAAEADLVLEGDSILENRIGEHIASPLVTIIDDPTLHEFGYYPFDAEGAQSKKTEIIKNGVFNSYLHSRETAAKLGGTPGNCRAQGYSMPVVRMSNTFIDNGDARFEEMLEEVKDGMYLIGSRGGQVNTGEGIFQFNAEKGYLIRNGELSELVRDVSLSGKTLEILNHVALVGNDLKMTAGRCGKAGQLVSVSDGSPHLAISKALVGGA, encoded by the coding sequence ATGACTATTATGCAGGATATTAAATTTTATGACTGCAGGGTAATTGAGGGCAGTTCCACCTCAATTATTCTGGATAACGGAAAGATTGAAGAACTATCCAGAAACTTCACACGGGGGGCCGGTGTAAGAGCTCTCTGTGGTGGTTCCTGGGGCTATACGTCTGTGGAAGGGGAAATCGACCTCAAGCAGGGTGTCGAGGCGGCCTCAGAACTTGCTATTTCTATGAATGCCAGTACTCCCAAGGAAGACGTGGAACTTGCAGCCATAAATCCTCCAAAAGTAAAGAATCTCCCTGAGGTCAGAATCGACCCAAGGGATGTTTCTATCGAGGAAAAAGTCGATCTTTTAAAAAGCATAGAAACCCATGCAAAAGTAAAGGGCATCAACAGTACCAAGGTAATGTACCTGGAATCCGAATTTAAAGTTGGGTACAGGAGTTCCGATGGAATTGAAGGTGCTTATGAGCTTATGAACGTCGGTTTTGCGGTTTCGGCAGTTGCTTCGGAAAATGGGGTATATCAGGCAGGCAGGGAGAGCCGCTTTGGATATGGGTATGAGGTTTTTGAGAAAGAAAATGTTCTGGAACTTGCTGGCAAGGCAGGAAATACCGCAATCGAACTTCTCAAAGCGAAAACCCCTAAAGGCGGAGAAATGCCTGTGGTCCTTGACCAGGAACTGGCTGGTGTCTTTGCCCACGAAGCCGTTGGACACGCAGCTGAAGCCGATCTTGTCCTTGAGGGCGACTCCATCCTTGAAAACCGAATTGGGGAACATATTGCATCTCCTCTTGTTACGATTATCGATGACCCTACCCTGCACGAGTTTGGATACTATCCTTTTGATGCCGAAGGGGCACAATCAAAAAAGACAGAAATAATCAAGAACGGGGTTTTTAATTCCTATCTCCATTCCCGGGAAACTGCAGCGAAACTTGGAGGAACTCCAGGGAACTGCAGAGCTCAGGGCTATTCAATGCCTGTTGTAAGGATGAGCAATACATTCATAGATAACGGTGATGCCAGGTTTGAAGAGATGCTTGAAGAGGTAAAAGACGGGATGTATCTTATAGGCTCAAGAGGAGGACAGGTAAACACCGGTGAAGGAATTTTCCAGTTCAATGCCGAAAAAGGGTACTTGATAAGGAACGGAGAACTCTCCGAACTTGTAAGGGACGTTTCTCTCTCCGGCAAAACTCTTGAAATTCTCAACCATGTGGCCCTTGTGGGCAATGACCTGAAAATGACTGCAGGCAGATGCGGAAAAGCCGGACAGCTCGTATCTGTATCAGATGGTTCTCCTCATCTTGCAATCTCAAAAGCCCTTGTAGGAGGTGCATGA
- a CDS encoding TldD/PmbA family protein, whose translation MYELARKALRLAEKAGAEEAEIYYAANHSTGVNFRKDALENAKDRFSEGIGIRAIVNGAVGFASTNSAAQVENAVEVAVAEARVRESDPDWISLPSNGKYPTVSGIFDKKVDTLELESCIEHALALIDGTKEVPGTLPTSGGFTRSKGKQLILNTNGIEIEEESTAISGFVDVITVNGQASTAYDFGISRSLDIDFFALGKNAAELALKSNGGIKVEPQKTDVIFHPFAIADIIEEALSPSFDADNVQKGRSGLIDKLGEELAVPELSIYDDGLIEAGIETSASDDEGVPSQRTTLIGKGVLETYLYDSYTAGKAGVKSTGNSSRSSYTSPPSVGLRNVIVDYPQTDVIADTQSGIFVNTVIGAHTANSISGDFSIEARNAFTIKDGALDKPIKSLMISGNAFELLKQITGAGFDVRKVGGIITPSIRVADMSVIG comes from the coding sequence ATGTACGAGCTTGCAAGAAAAGCCCTAAGGCTTGCAGAAAAGGCAGGGGCTGAAGAAGCTGAAATCTATTACGCTGCAAATCACTCAACAGGTGTGAATTTTAGAAAAGACGCCCTTGAGAATGCTAAAGACCGTTTTTCAGAAGGCATAGGAATCAGGGCAATAGTAAACGGAGCCGTGGGCTTTGCCAGCACAAATTCGGCAGCACAAGTCGAAAATGCTGTTGAGGTTGCAGTTGCCGAAGCTAGGGTCAGGGAAAGCGACCCTGATTGGATAAGTCTTCCTTCTAACGGGAAATATCCCACTGTCTCGGGCATCTTCGATAAAAAAGTCGATACTCTTGAACTTGAATCCTGTATTGAGCATGCCCTGGCACTTATTGACGGCACAAAAGAAGTCCCAGGCACGCTTCCAACATCAGGAGGTTTTACTCGGTCAAAGGGCAAGCAACTTATCCTGAACACAAATGGCATAGAAATCGAAGAGGAATCAACAGCAATTTCCGGTTTTGTGGATGTCATTACTGTAAATGGGCAGGCTTCAACAGCCTATGACTTCGGGATTTCTCGTTCTTTAGATATTGATTTCTTTGCCCTCGGAAAGAATGCAGCCGAGCTTGCACTGAAGTCCAATGGCGGAATAAAGGTCGAACCCCAAAAGACTGATGTGATCTTCCATCCGTTTGCCATTGCAGACATTATTGAAGAAGCGCTTTCCCCTTCATTTGATGCGGATAATGTCCAGAAGGGAAGGTCAGGCCTGATAGACAAACTGGGAGAAGAATTGGCAGTGCCAGAACTCAGTATCTACGATGACGGGCTCATTGAAGCAGGAATCGAAACATCGGCTTCGGATGACGAGGGAGTTCCTTCTCAGCGCACCACCTTGATTGGAAAAGGTGTGCTTGAAACTTATCTTTATGACAGTTATACTGCAGGAAAAGCAGGCGTAAAGAGTACAGGAAATAGTTCAAGGTCTTCTTACACAAGCCCTCCTTCAGTGGGGCTCAGGAATGTTATCGTTGATTATCCTCAGACAGATGTTATTGCTGATACGCAGTCCGGGATCTTCGTAAACACAGTAATCGGCGCCCACACGGCAAACTCGATTTCAGGAGATTTCTCCATAGAAGCCAGAAATGCCTTCACAATTAAAGACGGAGCACTTGACAAACCTATAAAATCCCTCATGATTTCGGGTAATGCTTTCGAGCTCTTAAAACAGATCACAGGGGCAGGCTTTGATGTCAGGAAAGTCGGAGGAATAATTACACCTTCAATCCGTGTTGCAGATATGAGTGTTATAGGGTGA